A window from Thermoanaerobacterales bacterium encodes these proteins:
- a CDS encoding ABC transporter permease: MPSRWPSYLVALVLIVAVNFALPRLMPGDPLQAIYGGEMLVEMTPEAYAALERRYGLDRPLAEQFLFYLGRLARGDLGQSYYYGCPVPEVIGGALPWTLLLAGSAFLLSSLLGMWLGIESGWRRDKAGDRGLLWLLGLVNGLPDFFLGILFLLLFGVLLHWFPLSGALTPYAGYTGWALALDAARHLALPLAVLTLTNLTDLFLLTRGSMVTVLGERYVLTARAKGLTDRVVRYRHAGRAALGPVTARLGVRVGRLVTGAVFVEVVFAYPGIGGLLQDALAMRDYPLLQGLFLLITVSVLAANALADYALVRVDPRAGHAY; the protein is encoded by the coding sequence GTGCCCAGCCGCTGGCCGAGTTACCTGGTGGCCCTGGTCTTGATCGTGGCCGTTAATTTCGCCCTGCCCCGGCTGATGCCGGGCGACCCGCTGCAGGCCATCTACGGTGGCGAGATGCTCGTTGAGATGACCCCCGAGGCCTATGCCGCCCTGGAACGCCGCTATGGCCTGGACCGCCCCCTGGCGGAGCAGTTCCTGTTCTACCTGGGGCGCCTGGCGCGGGGGGACCTGGGACAGTCTTACTACTACGGCTGCCCGGTGCCCGAGGTCATCGGCGGGGCGCTGCCCTGGACGCTGCTGCTGGCCGGGAGCGCCTTCCTTCTCTCGTCGCTCCTGGGGATGTGGCTCGGCATCGAATCCGGCTGGCGGCGGGACAAGGCGGGGGACAGGGGCCTTTTGTGGCTGCTCGGCCTGGTGAACGGTTTGCCCGACTTCTTCCTGGGGATCCTCTTCCTGCTCCTCTTCGGGGTGCTGTTGCACTGGTTCCCGCTGTCCGGGGCGTTGACGCCCTACGCCGGGTATACCGGCTGGGCGCTGGCCCTGGACGCGGCCCGCCACCTGGCCCTGCCGCTGGCGGTGCTGACGCTGACCAACCTGACCGACCTCTTTCTCCTCACCCGCGGCAGCATGGTGACCGTCCTGGGTGAGCGCTACGTTCTGACGGCGCGGGCGAAGGGGCTCACTGACCGGGTGGTGCGCTACCGCCACGCCGGCCGCGCCGCCCTGGGCCCGGTCACGGCGCGCCTGGGGGTGCGGGTGGGGCGGCTGGTGACGGGGGCGGTCTTCGTCGAGGTCGTCTTTGCCTATCCCGGCATCGGCGGCCTGCTGCAGGACGCCCTGGCCATGCGCGACTACCCGCTGCTGCAGGGGCTCTTCCTTTTGATCACCGTTTCCGTGCTGGCGGCCAACGCCCTGGCCGATTACGCCCTGGTACGGGTCGATCCGAGGGCCGGCCATGCATATTAA
- a CDS encoding ABC transporter substrate-binding protein, producing MPQRWMKIVTPVLVLALAAALTVGCGGNGAQQPGLGQGARTAPAVYTIADDTGDWGFPSPFAHYERGPGYIRMSLLFDTLVWKDDKGFVPALAESWSCDGSGRVWTFKLRDGVRWHDGRPCTAADAAFTFNYAREHTYAFTDLTPVQKAEAPDKQTLVVTLDAPYAPFLDNIAGTLPIIPKHIWSGVEDPAAFREPAALVGTGPFEYGDYNKAQGTYRYLANEDYYGGKVTVKELRFVKMDEGMTAAALQRKEINAGSIPPENRDVLAEAGFTVIKSPYYWNAKLMINHRKEPFGAREFRQALAYAIDRQEIVEVAQRGQAMVGNPGFIPPDSEWYAPGAEQYGHSPEKAAALLESLGYRKGPDGFYARDGRPLEVELLCRADQTRDAELIKRQLAQVGVGVDLVCLESKTVDDRVLKWDFDLAVSGHGGLGGDPVQFNRAVLGKGFNSARFDADPGLGQALKAQVRATDEAQRKALVQKAQELYARDVPALTLYYPDRYWAHDGTVPLFYTRGGVASGVPVPLNKMSFVK from the coding sequence GTGCGCAGCAGCCCGGCCTGGGCCAAGGGGCGCGGACGGCGCCCGCGGTGTACACCATCGCCGACGACACCGGCGACTGGGGCTTCCCGAGCCCCTTCGCCCACTACGAGCGCGGCCCCGGCTACATCCGGATGAGCCTGCTCTTCGACACCCTGGTTTGGAAGGACGATAAGGGCTTCGTCCCCGCCCTGGCCGAGAGCTGGTCCTGCGACGGGAGCGGCCGGGTCTGGACCTTTAAGCTGCGCGACGGGGTGCGTTGGCACGACGGTCGTCCCTGCACGGCCGCCGACGCGGCGTTCACGTTCAACTATGCGAGGGAGCACACATACGCCTTTACGGACCTGACGCCGGTGCAGAAGGCGGAAGCTCCCGACAAGCAAACGCTGGTCGTGACCCTGGACGCGCCTTACGCTCCCTTCCTGGACAACATCGCCGGCACGCTGCCCATCATCCCGAAGCACATCTGGAGCGGGGTCGAGGACCCGGCGGCCTTCCGGGAGCCGGCGGCGCTGGTGGGTACGGGCCCCTTCGAATACGGCGACTACAATAAGGCGCAGGGCACGTACCGTTATCTCGCCAACGAGGACTACTATGGGGGCAAGGTGACGGTGAAGGAACTCCGCTTCGTGAAGATGGACGAGGGGATGACGGCCGCTGCTCTCCAGCGCAAGGAGATCAACGCCGGCTCCATCCCGCCGGAGAACCGGGATGTGCTGGCCGAGGCGGGTTTCACGGTTATTAAGAGCCCCTATTACTGGAACGCCAAGCTGATGATCAACCACCGGAAGGAGCCCTTCGGCGCGCGGGAGTTCCGCCAGGCGCTGGCCTACGCCATTGACCGGCAGGAGATCGTGGAAGTCGCCCAGCGCGGCCAGGCCATGGTCGGCAACCCGGGCTTCATCCCGCCGGACAGCGAGTGGTACGCCCCCGGTGCGGAGCAGTACGGGCACAGCCCGGAGAAGGCCGCGGCGCTGCTGGAGTCCCTGGGCTACCGTAAGGGGCCGGACGGCTTCTACGCGCGCGACGGCCGGCCGCTGGAAGTGGAGCTGCTCTGCCGCGCGGACCAGACCCGCGATGCGGAACTAATAAAGCGGCAGTTGGCACAGGTCGGCGTCGGGGTGGACCTGGTCTGCCTGGAGAGTAAGACGGTGGACGACCGGGTTCTGAAGTGGGACTTTGACCTGGCCGTCAGCGGGCACGGCGGCCTCGGGGGGGACCCCGTGCAGTTCAACCGCGCCGTGTTGGGCAAGGGCTTCAACAGCGCCCGCTTTGACGCCGACCCCGGGCTGGGGCAGGCGCTCAAGGCCCAGGTGCGGGCGACGGACGAGGCGCAGCGCAAGGCCCTGGTGCAGAAGGCGCAGGAGCTGTACGCGCGGGACGTCCCGGCCCTGACGCTGTACTACCCGGACCGGTACTGGGCGCATGACGGAACGGTGCCGCTGTTCTACACGCGCGGTGGCGTGGCCTCGGGCGTGCCCGTCCCGCTGAACAAGATGTCTTTCGTCAAGTGA